One part of the Candida albicans SC5314 chromosome R, complete sequence genome encodes these proteins:
- a CDS encoding uncharacterized protein (Ortholog of C. dubliniensis CD36 : Cd36_33750, C. parapsilosis CDC317 : CPAR2_205650, Candida tenuis NRRL Y-1498 : cten_CGOB_00253 and Debaryomyces hansenii CBS767 : DEHA2A11088g) — protein MSFVRNRNNKRQRTGRGPRKPKSNRDKEERQLSIRNEEGYFSKATKLGSSNEFVDFETSIQPYLWTTVTPVIESATRTHASARMPTLKRLCAEQLARNVEYIGWHLIASAPWSIWKLVWTIIVKTGQDSPETYAKFAKFFHSFQDFRAHRYLLEQGIRGQAIGKYLIPGCRLHRVETVFGNIDLHDTIKFLDIWQPITILDLSLIKLSRDEYFALFNIPNLVCLSLCNHHIDDTFIASLCSTIKNRKLWKLSVLKIENTKVTKTGIMSLFALGKESCDLACIETDIPIVDNYACSTNWSKLDNESASIYRLPLALKLNALMKKNILQTSIINDNIMDLMVVDKTWHSSNASQENINSAWEARKDATIKRYRGKTYIRKHELQKVDGPNGINAVSSTENTLLPTEQRRKKHKNRIQLNAKNFFCI, from the coding sequence ATGAGCTTTGTTCGTaacagaaacaacaaacgGCAAAGAACGGGACGTGGACCACGGAAgccaaaatcaaatagaGATAAAGAGGAAAGACAACTTTCCATAAGAAATGAAGAGGGATACTTTAGTAAGGCCACCAAACTTGGTTCAAGCaatgaatttgttgattttgaaaccCTGATTCAGCCGTACCTATGGACAACTGTTACACCGGTTATTGAATCAGCGACAAGAACTCATGCATCTGCTCGAATGCCGACACTAAAAAGATTGTGTGCTGAACAATTGGCTCGGAATGTGGAATACATAGGTTGGCATTTGATAGCTTCGGCACCATGgtcaatttggaaattagTATGGACAATCATTGTAAAGACTGGACAGGACTCTCCAGAAACGTATGCAAAGTTTGCTAAATTTTTCCATTCTTTTCAGGATTTTAGGGCTCATAGGTACTTGTTAGAACAGGGAATACGGGGACAGGCTATTGGTAAATACTTGATTCCGGGATGCCGTTTGCATCGTGTTGAGACTGTTTTCGGCAATATAGACTTACATGATACAATAAAGTTTTTGGATATCTGGCAACCAATTACTATTCTCGACTTGTCCTTGATTAAATTATCCCGTGATGAGTACTTTGCACTTTTCAATATTCCTAATTTGGTATGTTTGAGTCTTTGCAATCACCATATTGACGATACTTTTATTGCTAGTTTGTGTTCTACTATTAAAAATAGGAAATTATGGAAACTATCTGTGttgaaaatagaaaacACCAAAGTAACAAAAACCGGAATAATGAGTCTATTTGCTCTAGGCAAAGAATCGTGCGATTTAGCATGTATCGAAACAGACATCccaattgttgataacTATGCTTGCAGCACAAACTGGCTGAAATTAGATAATGAAAGTGCACTGATTTATCGTCTTCCCTTGGCCTTGAAATTGAATGctttgatgaagaaaaacatTCTCCAAACAAGCATTATCAATGATAATATCATGGACTTGATGGTAGTTGATAAAACATGGCATAGTTCAAATGCGTCCCAAGAGAATATCAACCTGGCATGGGAAGCACGGAAAGATGCAACTATCAAACGATATAGAGGGAAAACTTACATACGAAAACACGAGCTTCAGAAAGTCGATGGACCTAATGGCATTAATGCAGTAAGTTCTACAGAAAATACCCTTCTTCCTACAGAACAACGACGgaaaaaacataaaaatagaatccaattaaatgcaaaaaatttcttttgtatATAA
- the DCP2 gene encoding decapping enzyme complex catalytic subunit (Ortholog(s) have chromatin binding, m7G(5')pppN diphosphatase activity, mRNA binding activity), which produces MSIQLRNGLANQTLDRVLEDLLVRFVVNVPEEDLSSIERIMFQIEEAQWFYADFVRQLNPDLQSMKMKTFSTKILEKCPLIWKWGDPQEALSKFGKYKSTIPVRGVALFNKDLNKVVLVKGTESNSWSFPRGKISKDESDIDCAVREVEEETGFNCRHLIDENDCIERNIRGKNYKIYLVKNVPEDTLFEAPTYEISQIKWFDIKTIQKKCKTNPNTFFIVGTILKPMTKWINKNKGVLNEEEIMLQVELKLKELLGLNAKEPEENVDAGRELLNILQKVGQKESQSAISPSSSYQNNDQQPQPPMVNVPVPQHLHNQIPFFAGAHAAFPFYNQPFFNPMSFMPPQFMPHHPAYVSPHNQQPPNPQSFQKPKTNSKELLSILTAKSDKKRDDENSKQRKPVEDDNIRSRAQQLLSVFPKKHIKETNTSAESEVENENELAKKHLLKSLRRSATPEASTTETRSPGMSPIIDNSYQEPSNEIEESIRAQRQQVPVTSRRKIKLLKRSDNEASANLLELLGPKKTESVDTANKNPDAGNELLGLLHKKQEQNQESLPNVERSSTRKEESQNTSNELLTMLKKPTAAKESTSESRSQNLLNLLKKPESQNAPGSKGKDQASGDQLADTHLPSYTQNNLQPQLNNLNPLPSPMNFLSSPEQKPQQASQVSSANQLLGLLHKNGTERNKSITSPNELWGTSTPGSTGGPSVGEANKHSNATTGGPFRSNVLSPNLDIWTNDTKTSSLSGSQFQIPEPSRRSSQLLDLLNTNRDPVQDAQYSQSNSNNYNNGGIEIARRDSPSDKFENFEDFEDYNDGYQFNDELLDKTYRNFDIASDEEDVDYLIDPLITHNDKSSHQDNEIKPSSVDNQNDQPKKIRILKPGENIDNLFGSQGSNEPGKGLLALLNGGKAQ; this is translated from the coding sequence ATGTCGATCCAATTACGCAATGGTTTAGCTAATCAAACTCTAGATCGGGTGTTGGAAGATTTGTTAGTTAGATTTGTGGTGAATGTTCCCGAAGAGGATTTATCTTCCATTGAAAGAATAATGTTTCAGATTGAGGAAGCACAATGGTTTTATGCTGACTTTGTTCGTCAGTTGAATCCCGATTTGCAAAGcatgaagatgaagacgTTCAGTACAAAGATTTTAGAGAAATGCCCGCTTATTTGGAAATGGGGTGACCCACAGGAAGCATTATCTAAATTCGGAAAATATAAATCGACCATACCGGTTCGTGGTGTTGcattattcaataaagaTTTGAACAAAGTTGTGCTAGTCAAGGGCACCGAATCCAACTCTTGGTCGTTTCCAAGAGGGAAGATTTCGAAAGATGAATCTGACATTGACTGTGCAGTTAGAGAAGTAGAAGAGGAAACAGGGTTCAATTGCCGACACCTTATTGATGAAAACGACTGCATTGAAAGAAACATAAGGGGAAAGAACTACAAGATTTATTTGGTCAAAAATGTGCCGGAAGATACTTTATTCGAGGCACCTACTTATGAGATATCGCAAATCAAATGGTTTGACATTAAAACAATCCAAAAGAAATGTAAGACAAACCCAAACACTTTTTTCATTGTGGGGACTATTTTGAAGCCGATGACTAAATGGATTAACAAGAACAAGGGTGTATTGAACGAGGAAGAAATTATGTTACAGGTTgagttgaaattgaaggaGTTGTTGGGACTTAATGCTAAAGAACCAGAAGAAAATGTGGATGCAGGTAgagaattgttgaatattttgCAAAAAGTTGGACAAAAGGAAAGCCAATCTGCAATATCACCAAGCTCTTCATACCAAAATAACGATCAACAACCACAGCCACCAATGGTTAATGTACCTGTTCCGCAACATCTCCATAACCAAATCCCTTTTTTTGCAGGAGCACACGCTGCTTTCCCATTTTACAATCAGCCTTTTTTCAATCCTATGTCGTTTATGCCTCCACAATTCATGCCTCATCATCCTGCATATGTTAGTCCACATAACCAACAACCCCCTAACCCTCAAAGCTTTCAGAAGCCCAAGACTAACTCGAAAGAGTTGTTATCTATTTTGACGGCTAAATCAGACAAGAAAAGGGATGACGAGAACTCAAAACAGCGCAAGCCGGTGGAAGATGACAATATCCGCTCCAGAGCACAACAATTATTGAGCGTATTTCCTAAAAAGCACATCAAAGAGACTAACACGTCAGCAGAGTCAGAGGTTGAGAATGAGAATGAACTTGCCAAGAAGCATTTGTTGAAGTCCTTGCGCAGATCTGCAACCCCAGAAGCGAGCACAACAGAGACTAGGTCTCCTGGAATGAGTCCAATAATAGACAATTCTTACCAAGAGCCATCCAACGAAATTGAAGAGTCAATTAGAGCACAACGTCAACAAGTCCCAGTAACATCAAGGAGAAAGATAAAATTACTAAAGAGATCTGATAATGAAGCATCTGCAAATTTGTTGGAGTTATTAGGTCCGAAAAAGACAGAGAGTGTGGATACAGCAAATAAGAACCCAGATGCAGGCAACGAACTATTAGGATTACTTCATAAGAAGCAGGAACAAAACCAGGAACTGTTGCCCAACGTAGAGAGATCATCgacaagaaaagaagagcTGCAAAACACCTCCAACGAATTGTTAACTATGCTTAAAAAACCAACTGCCGCAAAAGAATCCACATCAGAGTCACGATCCCAAAATTTGCTTAACTTGCTTAAGAAGCCAGAATCACAAAATGCACCAGGAAGCAAGGGGAAGGATCAAGCTTCTGGCGACCAGTTGGCTGACACTCACCTACCAAGCTACACACAAAACAACTTGCAACCTCAACTCAACAATTTAAACCCTTTACCAAGCCCCATGAACTTCTTGTCGAGTCCAGAGCAGAAGCCACAACAAGCATCACAAGTATCTTCTGCGAACCAATTATTGGGCTTGCTTCATAAAAATGGTACCgaaagaaataaaagtaTAACATCTCCGAACGAGTTATGGGGAACAAGTACTCCTGGTTCCACAGGGGGGCCCAGCGTTGGAGAGGCCAATAAACATTCCAATGCCACCACCGGGGGTCCGTTCAGAAGTAACGTGCTTTCTCCAAATCTAGACATTTGGACGAATGATACAAAAACATCAAGCTTGCTGGGCAGCCAGTTTCAAATCCCAGAGCCAAGTAGAAGGAGCAGTCAGTTATTGGATTTATTGAACACGAATAGAGATCCAGTGCAAGATGCTCAATATTCGCAATCTAATTCGAATAACTACAACAATGGAGGTATAGAAATTGCTAGAAGAGATTCTCCATCTGATaagtttgaaaattttgagGATTTCGAGGACTATAACGATGGATATCAGTTTAATGATGAACTTCTTGATAAAACATACAGGAATTTTGATATCGCTAGTGACGAAGAGGatgttgattatttaattgaCCCTTTGATTACACATAATGACAAGCTGCTGCATCAAGACAACGAAATCAAACCTTCGCTGGTAGATAACCAGAATGATCAACCAAAGAAGATAAGAATTTTGAAGCCTGGTGAAAACATTGACAATCTTTTCGGTTCTCAAGGAAGTAACGAGCCTGGAAAAGGGTTATTGGCTTTATTGAATGGTGGAAAGGCACAGTAA
- a CDS encoding uncharacterized protein (Ortholog(s) have unfolded protein binding activity, role in mitochondrial proton-transporting ATP synthase complex assembly and integral component of mitochondrial membrane, mitochondrial inner membrane localization), translating to MFVYWINNLCEIIQCICWRRRRQGRTFFPSYFFFSLSLFFQSHCSSVKGWLFCAEPCGSVNARHRVIFGETKRILKNRGLNSTTDWLDDKMQSVFIRTFATSRIEFQRYQPRFVNTIKETVKSAQEKSYSITRPLGLSKPVLLNHKLSDTYSLSNIYEELFGQKSKERRQKQLDYDLKHSPIYEVKSFENTKGKIFTPPVSYFRQDKSLYFPDFIAKTLAGNQRSLYDSLDNRLSIVKLFSSVAGEQCTRSYFKVENKDYYSQDYDTFVEEYPHTQILDVNMPQSWIKGFVTNLSTGNLRKTLKPASRYENYFILPGHIMSAEIREQLYCDNQCSGYIYIVDSMGKIRWATSGYATPEDLKLMWKVVKGVQREMTK from the coding sequence ATGTTTGTATACTGGATAAACAACTTGTGTGAGATCATTCAATGTATTTGCTGGCGGAGAAGGAGGCAAGGACGAACTTTTTTTCCTtcatacttttttttttctctctctcttttctttcaGTCACATTGTCTGAGTGTTAAAGGCTGGCTTTTCTGTGCTGAACCTTGTGGACTGGTAAACGCACGACATAGAGTAATATTTGGAGAAACCAAaagaattttgaaaaaccGTGGTTTGAATTCGACCACAGATTGGTTGGACGACAAAATGCAAAGTGTATTCATCCGGACTTTTGCTACCTCAAGAATAGAGTTCCAGCGGTACCAGCCGCGTTTTGTTAATACCATTAAAGAAACGGTCAAATCGGCACAAGAAAAGTCGTACAGTATTACTAGACCATTGGGGTTGTCAAAACCAGTTTTGTTAAATCATAAATTGTCAGACACATACTCATTGTCCAATATATACGAGGAGTTGTTTGGTCAAAAAtccaaagaaagaagacAGAAACAACTAGACTACGATTTGAAACACTCGCCAATTTATGAAGTCAAGTCATTTGAGAATACAAAGGGGAAAATATTTACTCCTCCTGTTTCGTACTTTCGACAAGACAAATCTTTGTATTTCCCGGATTTTATAGCGAAAACATTGGCAGGTAATCAGAGAAGTTTGTACGACTCATTAGACAATAGATTAAGCATTGtcaaattgttttcttctGTTGCTGGTGAGCAGTGTACCCGTTCGTACTTTAAGGTTGAAAACAAAGATTACTATTCCCAGGATTATGATACCTTTGTGGAGGAATATCCCCATACCCAGATACTTGATGTGAATATGCCGCAAAGTTGGATCAAGGGGTTTGTGACAAACTTGAGCACAGGAAATTTAAGAAAGACTTTGAAGCCAGCTCTGAGATACGAGAATTATTTCATCTTGCCTGGCCACATAATGTCAGCGGAAATTAGAGAACAGTTGTACTGTGATAATCAATGTTCCGGgtatatttatattgttgattcGATGGGGAAGATAAGATGGGCGACAAGTGGGTATGCAACTCCTGaggatttgaaattgatgtgGAAGGTTGTGAAAGGGGTGCAAAGAGAAATGACCAAGTAA
- the RPS20 gene encoding 40S ribosomal protein uS10 (Putative ribosomal protein; repressed upon phagocytosis by murine macrophage; transcript positively regulated by Tbf1; Spider biofilm repressed) yields the protein MSAPINKEKVEQEAEQQIHKIRITLTSTKVKQLENVSANIIRNAAQYNIVKKGPVRMPTKVLKITTRKTPNGEGSKTWDAYEMRIHKRVIDLQAPASTVKRITQITIEPGVDVEVTIAA from the coding sequence ATGTCTGCCCCAATCAACAAGGAAAAAGTCGAACAAGAAGCTGAACAACAAATTCACAAAATCAGAATTACCTTAACTTCCACCAAAGttaaacaattggaaaacGTTTCTGCTAACATCATCAGAAACGCTGCCCAATACAACATTGTCAAGAAGGGTCCAGTTAGAATGCCAACCAAGGTTTTGAAAATCACCACCAGAAAAACTCCAAATGGTGAAGGTTCTAAGACTTGGGATGCTTACGAAATGAGAATCCACAAAAGAGTTATTGACTTGCAAGCTCCAGCTTCTACTGTCAAGAGAATCACTCAAATCACTATCGAACCAGGTGTAGATGTCGAAGTCACCATTGCTGCTTAA
- the PTC5 gene encoding type 2C protein phosphatase (Mitochondrial protein phosphatase of the Type 2C-related family (serine/threonine-specific), involved in drug response and cadmium tolerance): MSFVLAAKPRFVYLTNKQLQTIGKRLLTQSAKSSFKSSQCLLSEPNTMIKTASPKKNQQQYRKSVALVSGVIIVGSYIVFNQSNYFNLDTLPSNLPPPQQSKKLLQDNQKKYFSTSTSSLHQKDSISHQQHKEGIFLLNEEQVSTKLRQFEESYTVNRGKGVTRYDICQLPSNSPIEDDRAEEIVQVPILQDNNIKTSTDWMFFGVFDGHGGWTTSSKLRDQLIGYVINELGTIYKPVQGEENLRYVPNSATIDQAMKNGFLKLDHELVNKNIEKLLTDGNKAKAAELLMPALSGSCALLSFYDTNSQMLKVAVTGDSRAILGSFKDNHWTVRQLSIDQTGANPSEVARIISEHPNEPKVIRNGRVLGSLEPTRAFGDCRYKLPAVIQERIYKQFFGRPLPNQLKSPPYVTAEPIITTTKINPNEHDFLVMASDGLYEMLTNEEIVGLVVKWMEKADMIKPRKSWFGFGSADSKLPEVKDVTNDKASKKPLNNKLGNSFLLEDNNVSTHLIRNALSNGGSREQTSMLISIPNPVSRRYRDDLTVTVVFFGKDTKGEDENGTLEVNWNATAGGLNSAKPKL, encoded by the coding sequence ATGTCATTTGTACTTGCAGCTAAACCAAGGTTTGTGTACCTTACCAACAAACAGTTGCAAACTATTGGTAAACGGTTACTTACACAATCAGCAAAATCGTCATTCAAGTCGTCACAATGTTTGTTAAGTGAACCCAACACTATGATTAAGACAGCATCTCCTAAAAAGAACCAACAACAGTATAGGAAGTCAGTTGCTTTAGTGTCTGGAGTTATAATCGTGGGATCTTACATCGTATTCAATCAATCTAATTATTTTAACTTGGACACATTACCACTGAACTTACCACCGCCgcaacaatcaaaaaaattgttacaagacaatcaaaagaaatactTCAGTACCTCAACATCGTCATTGCATCAAAAAGACAGTATAAGCCATCAACAACACAAGGAGGGGatctttttgttgaatgAAGAACAAGTAAGCACCAAGTTACGTCAATTCGAGGAGAGTTATACTGTAAACAGAGGCAAAGGAGTGACTAGATACGACATTTGTCAGTTACCCTCTAATTCTCCCATTGAGGATGACAGAGCAGAGGAAATAGTGCAGGTACCGATATTACAAGATAACAACATCAAAACGTCAACTGATTGGATGTTTTTTGGTGTGTTTGATGGACACGGTGGTTGGACCACGTCGTCTAAGTTGAGGGATCAACTAATTGGTTATGTTATTAACGAATTGGGTACTATCTACAAGCCTGTACAGGGAGAAGAGAACTTGCGATACGTTCCCAACAGCGCCACTATTGATCAGGCCATGAAAAATGggtttttgaaattggacCACGAACTAGTAAATAAGAATATTGAGAAATTATTAACCGATGGTAATAAAGCTAAGGCGGCTGAATTATTAATGCCTGCATTATCGGGATCTTGTGCATTATTGAGTTTTTATGACACCAATTCGCAAATGCTTAAAGTGGCAGTCACAGGTGACTCAAGAGCAATCTTGGGCTCATTTAAAGATAATCATTGGACTGTACGTCAATTGAGTATTGACCAAACCGGGGCTAACCCATCAGAAGTAGCTCGTATTATCAGTGAACATCCAAACGAACCAAAAGTAATAAGGAATGGTCGTGTCTTGGGTAGTCTAGAGCCAACAAGGGCATTCGGTGACTGTCGCTACAAGTTACCAGCTGTAATTCAAGAGAGGATATACAAACAGTTTTTTGGAAGACCATTGCCTAATCAATTAAAGTCGCCACCGTACGTCACAGCCGAACCAATTATCACCACAACAAAGATTAACCCAAATGAACACGATTTTTTGGTTATGGCATCTGATGGGTTATACGAAATGTTGACAAACGAAGAGATTGTGGGTTTAGTTGTCAAATGGATGGAAAAAGCAGACATGATTAAGCCTCGCAAATCGTGGTTTGGGTTTGGCAGTGCCGACAGCAAATTGCCAGAAGTTAAGGATGTAACCAATGATAAAGCACTGAAAAAGCCATTAAATAACAAATTGGGAAATAGTTTCCTATTAGAGGATAACAATGTATCTACTCACTTGATTCGGAATGCGTTATCTAACGGTGGGTCTAGAGAGCAAACCTCTAtgttaatttcaattccaaATCCAGTTTCCAGAAGATATCGTGATGACTTGACAGTTACAGTTGTGTTCTTTGGTAAAGATACCAAAGGagaagatgaaaatggTACCTTGGAGGTCAATTGGAATGCTACTGCTGGTGGATTAAATTCTGCCAAGCCAAAGCTTTGA
- a CDS encoding leucine carboxy methyltransferase (Ortholog(s) have protein C-terminal leucine carboxyl O-methyltransferase activity, role in C-terminal protein methylation, cellular protein complex assembly, regulation of autophagy and mitochondrion localization) has protein sequence MLSPQDRQDKLVRATDLDALSCKYSINRNLYLNPPDEFVKDLVESYQRYLQYCVGYTGLSSSRALKGLFQEKKMPIINRGSYLRTRAIDQVVNKFIGEFKDRCQIVSLGSGSDTRAFQIFKSHANVIYHEIDFPESAKVKKLAILQNPVIRELVGTNETSPLINNKEQFESYSSELHTEKYHLHGIDLRTLKKPDSQIKGFQPEVPTLVISECVLCYLSPDEYQRTMNYWTEIADQNYMGFLIYEPMSLNDQFGETMTLNLQSRGLNLQTFSKYPDLISRKKFLEESCHLKNLRLTDMSYIGGYKVRQDGREWIDHKEMGRINKLEMIDEIEEIRLLLEHYCLIYGEYTEEKTLNFKGIDTWSWILS, from the coding sequence ATGTTATCACCACAAGATCGCCAGGACAAGTTAGTCCGTGCTACTGATTTAGATGCATTGAGCTGCAAGTATAGTATTAACAGAAACTTATATTTAAATCCCCCAGATGAATTTGTGAAAGACTTGGTTGAGAGCTATCAGCGTTACTTACAGTACTGTGTTGGGTACACAGGATTATCATCCTCCCGTGCATTAAAAGGACTCTTTCAGGAGAAGAAAATGCCTATAATCAACCGAGGCTCATACTTAAGGACAAGAGCAATAGATCAAGTAGTGAACAAGTTTATAGGCGAATTCAAGGACAGATGTCAAATTGTGTCATTAGGGAGCGGCTCGGACACCAGAGCTTTCCAAATCTTCAAGTCACACGCAAATGTGATATATCACGAAATTGACTTTCCTGAGTCTGCAAAGGTGAAAAAATTGGCAATTTTACAGAATCCTGTCATCCGAGAGTTAGTGGGGACTAACGAGACGCTGCCTCTTATTAATAACAAAGAACAATTTGAAAGCTATTCCTCAGAATTGCATACTGAGAAGTATCATCTTCATGGTATTGATTTGAGAACACTAAAGAAGCCGGATTCTCAGATTAAAGGCTTTCAGCCAGAAGTTCCCACATTGGTTATTAGTGAATGTGTATTGTGTTACTTATCCCCTGATGAATATCAACGCACAATGAACTACTGGACAGAAATTGCAGACCAGAATTATATGGGATTCTTGATATATGAGCCAATGTCACTAAATGATCAGTTTGGAGAGACAATGACACTCAATTTGCAAAGCAGAGGACTCAATTTGCAAACTTTTAGCAAGTACCCAGACCTTATATCGCGGAAGAAGTTTCTTGAAGAGTCATGTCacttaaaaaatttgagGCTTACTGATATGAGTTACATTGGTGGATATAAAGTCAGGCAAGATGGTCGTGAGTGGATAGATCATAAAGAGATGGGTCGAATAAATAAGTTGGAGATGATAGATGAAATAGAAGAAATTCGTCTCTTGCTTGAGCACTACTGTTTGATTTATGGGGAGTATACAGAGGAGAAAACTTTGAATTTCAAAGGCATCGACACCTGGAGCTGGATCTTACTGTAG
- the TRM9 gene encoding tRNA (carboxymethyluridine(34)-5-O)-methyltransferase (Putative tRNA methyltransferase; repressed during the mating process), with product MATPVPSVSVESGLDPQNQEVTYVYDVYNEIASHFSQTRYKPWPIVEKFLMSRSKHSVGLDVGCGNGKYLNVNKDVFIIGTDRSEGLIKCAQQISENKYNLGVADGLALPHPDGTFDFAISIAVIHHFATEERRIEAVQHILSKLREGGEALIYCWALEQETSRRGYKEGDDQDVLIPWVLKKQQPSKKKGANKRKQKSESVSEQPESTEQPADAEETEPDVTKYRYYHLYKKGELVDNCLQTKCCTIVEEGYEKDNWWVIIKKT from the coding sequence aTGGCAACACCAGTTCCATCTGTATCTGTTGAGAGTGGCTTAGACCCTCAAAACCAAGAAGTCACATACGTTTACGATGTATATAACGAAATAGCTAGTCATTTTTCTCAAACAAGATACAAACCATGGCCCATAGTAGAAAAGTTTCTTATGCTGAGGTCAAAACATTCCGTCGGCTTGGATGTGGGTTGTGGTAATGGGAAGTACTTAAATGTCAATAAAGACGTTTTTATCATTGGTACAGATAGATCTGAAGGGTTGATCAAATGTGCACAACAGATTTCCGAAAACAAGTACAATTTGGGTGTTGCAGACGGGTTGGCATTACCTCATCCCGACGGGACTTTTGACTTTGCTATATCCATAGCTGTGATTCACCATTTTGCTActgaagaaagaagaatagAAGCCGTTCAGCACATATTATCTAAATTAAGAGAAGGTGGGGAAGCATTGATTTATTGCTGGGCTCTAGAGCAGGAGACTTCTCGTCGTGGATACAAGGAAGGCGACGACCAAGACGTTTTGATACCGTGggtattgaaaaaacaacaaccactgaagaaaaaaggagccaacaaaagaaaacaaaagagCGAGTCTGTGCTGGAACAACCAGAAAGCACAGAGCAACCTGCTGATGCCGAAGAAACAGAGCCAGATGTCACCAAGTATCGTTACTACCATTTATACAAGAAGGGAGAATTAGTCGACAATTGTCTACAAACTAAATGTTGCACGATTGTGGAGGAGGGGTACGAGAAGGATAACTGGTGGGTCATTATAAAGAAAACATAG
- a CDS encoding uncharacterized protein (Ortholog of C. dubliniensis CD36 : Cd36_33820, C. parapsilosis CDC317 : CPAR2_206210, Candida tenuis NRRL Y-1498 : CANTEDRAFT_92567 and Debaryomyces hansenii CBS767 : DEHA2E06138g), producing MVYSKSLILPMLISIFLPWAWIGFQNTRSSDIGPTKSIPVSINFEKDSEYFNFPDLVAATQIQIDSELRYITNSSVNVQLVDNLNNPKNHTKYSVDLVLSRDNSLGISSDGLKGYVLYSYEAIHSNDLPYLIVQTILYHLLKFEIPIEGKAK from the coding sequence ATGGTCTActcaaaatcattaatactCCCTATGCTTATTTCTATATTTTTACCATGGGCTTGGATAGGGTTTCAGAATACCCGTTCCTCAGACATCGGGCCAACCAAATCAATTCCGGTGTCAATCAACTTTGAAAAGGATTCAGAGTACTTTAATTTTCCAGATTTGGTTGCTGCAACCCAAATACAAATTGACAGTGAACTACGGTATATTACAAACAGCTCGGTGAATGTACAGCTTGTTGATAACTTGAATAACCCAAAAAACCACACAAAGTACTCCGttgatttggttttatCAAGAGACAATTCTCTCGGTATATCTTCTGATGGACTAAAAGGGTACGTGCTATATTCATACGAGGCAATACACTCCAACGATCTTCCTTATTTGATTGTCCAAACCATATTGTATCATTTGTTAAAGTTCGAGATCCCAATTGAAGGAAAAGCCAAATAA